In the Deltaproteobacteria bacterium genome, CCCCCGCAGAGCGTGATCGGCGATGATCTGGACCGAGAGACCGAACGGCCCGGCGAATCCGACCGGCGCGTTCGACACCCGCCGCACGGTGTCTTCGTCGGCCAGCGCTACCCACTCCACGCCCAGCGCGGTCTTCAACTTCGCATCGCTGATCTCGTGATCGCCGCGCACCAGCGCGGCCACGGTGGTGCCGCTGCTGGTGCCGTAGAGCAGCGTCTTGATGAAGCGGTCGGGCGGCTCCGAGAGAAACTCGGCGACCGCTTCCACCTTGCCCTTGCCGGGCGTGCGCACTTTGCGCATCTCGCCGGCCCGCGGCGCGGCCGTCGTCGGGATCGGCCCGACTTCGGCGCGCTCGACGTTGGCGGCGTACTCGCAGCGGTTGCAGCTCACGATCGCGTCTTCGCCGGAATCGGCGAGCACCTGAAATTCATGCGCGGCGCTGCCGCCGATCGCACCGGTGTCCGACTCGACCTGGCGCGTCGTCAGGCCGCAGCGCTCGAAGATGCGCCGGTAGGCTTTCGCCATATTCTCATACTCGCGCCAGCAATCGTCGGCGTCGACGTGGAACGAGTACGCGTCTTTCATGATGAACTCGCGCCCGCGCATCAGGCCGAAGCGGGGCCGGACCTCATCTCGGAACTTGACTTGAATTTGGTACAGATTGAGCGGCAGATCGCGATATGAACGCACTTCACGCCGGACGATGTCGGTGACCAGTTCCTCGTGCGTCGGGCCGAAGCAGAAGTCACGGTCGTAGCGGTCCTTCATGCGCAGCAACTCTTTGCCGTAGCGATCCCAGCGCCCGCTCTCTTGCCACAGTTCGGCCGGGCAGATTGCGGGCATGAGAATCTCCTGCGCCCCGGCGCGGTCCATTTCTTCGCGCACGATCCGTTCGACCTTGCGCACCACGCGCAGCCCGAGCGGGAGAAAATCGTAGATGCCGCGGGCGACTTGGCGAATCATCCCGGCGCGCACCATCAATTGATGGCTGATGACCTCGGCGTCGGTGGGAACTTCCTTGAGCGTGGGAATCAGCGACTGGCGAAAGCGCACGAGTGATCCTTCTGTAGTGAGAGTGGGGCGACCTTAGAAGCTGCCGGAAAGCAGGTCAAGTGCGATCGGATTGTCGTGGCATACGGAGACAGTGTAGAGAGCCTGCCGGCTTTCCACGGAGGATCGGCATGGCGGAATCACCAGCGCGCTATCGCGACGCAACCCAACCCCTCGACGCGCGGGTACGTGATCTACTGTCACGCATGACGCTGGAGGAGAAGCTGGCGCAGATCGGCGGCGTGTGGTCGACCAGCTTGCTCGACGATGGCGTCTTCTCCGAAGCGCGGGCCCGCGAGAAGCTCGTGCACGGCACCGGGCATCTTACCCGCATCGGCGGTGCCACCGTGCTTGGCCCCAGTGAAAGTGCCGCGCTGGTCAATCGCATCCAGACATTTCTGCTTGAGCACACCCGGCTCGGGATTCCGGCGATCATCCACGAAGAGAGCTGCGCCGGCTACACCGCCCGCGGCGCAACTTGTTTCCCGCAAGCAATCGGACTCGCCAGCACGTGGGAACCGGCGTTGATCGAATCCATGACCGGCGTGATCCGCGCCCAGATGCGCGCGGTCGGTGCGCACCATTCGCTCGCTCCCGTCCTCGATGTCGCGCGTGATCCGCGCTGGGGGCGCACGGAGGAAACCTTCGGCGAAGATCCATATCTCATTGCACAGATGGGCATCGCCTACGTGCGCGGCTTGCAGGGCGACGACCTGTCGCGGGGCATCGTTGCCACCGCCAAACATTTTCTCGGCTACGGCGCGTCCGAAGGCGGCATGAACTGGGCGCCGGCACACATCGCGAAGCGCGAGTTGCTCGAAGTCTACCTCGCGCCATTTGCGGCAGTGATCAAAGAAGCGAAGGTCGCCTCGATCATGAACGCCTACAACGAGATCGACGGCGTACCACTGGGGTCATCCAAGGAGCTGCTCGGTGATCTCCTCCGTGGCGCGCTCGGATTCGACGGCGTGATCGTCTCCGACTACTTCACCGTGGCGACGTTACACCAGTACCATCGCATCGCACGCGATGAGGGCGAGGCCGCCCGTTTCGCACTCGAGGCCGGCATCGATGTCGAGTTGCCCGCGCTGCACTGCTACGGCGCGCCTCTGCGCGCCGCGATCGAAGCCGGACGCGTCGATGTCGGCTTGGTCGACACGTCAGTCCGCCGCGTGCTGCGGATGAAATTCCAACTCGGTCTGTTCGAACGTCCCTACGTCGATGCAGGCGCGGCGGCCGCGGTGTTCGACACATCCGCACAGCGCGCGCTGGCGCGCGAGATCGCGCAGAAGTCGATCGTGCTGCTGAAGAACGACGGCAACCTGCTGCCGCTGCGCAAAGACCTGCGGTCGATCGCCGTGATCGGCCCGAGCGCCGACAGCGTTCGCCTTCTGCAGGGCGACTATCACTACCCGGCGCACCTCGAGATGATGTTCGGTGCGATCGAGGAAGGCGACATGTCGCCGCGGCCGGCGGGTTCGGTGAACCTAGCGCAGCACTGCGTGCCGATGGTCACGGTGCTCGACGGAATCAAAGCGGTCGTCTCGCCGCGCACGACCGTTCATAGCGCGCTAGGTTGCGACATCATTGGAGTCAGTACCGACGGCTTTGCCGCCGCGGTCGACGCGGCCCGCAAGGCCGAGGTGGCGGTGGTGGTGGTTGGCGAGAAATCCGGATTGGTCGATGGCTGCACAAGCGGTGAGTCGATCGATCGCGCCGATCTCGGCCTCACCGGTGTGCAGCAGCAGTTGGTCGAAGCCGTCGTCGCCACCGGTACGCCGGTCGTCGTGGTACTCATCAACGGAAGGCCGCTCGCGCTCCAATGGATCGCCGAGCACGTGCCCGCGATTGTCGAAGCGTGGGTGCCGGGAGAGGAAGGTGGCAGCGCCGTCGCCGACGTCTTGTTCGGCGACATCAATCCAGGTGGCAAGCTGCCGATCTCGCTACCGCGCTCGGTGGGTCAGGTGCCGGTCTACTACAACCACAAGCCGTCCGGCGGCCGGTCGCATTGGAAGGGCGACTACGTCGGGCTGAGCGCCAAGCCGCTGTTCCCGTTCGGACACGGGTTGAGTTTTACGGAGTTCAAATACGGCTCGCTGGAGGTTAGGCCCGAGAGAGTGACCGCCGGCGATACGCTGCGCATTCGCGTCGATGTGGCCAATGCCGGTGAGCGCGTGGGGGAGGAGGTCGTGCAACTCTACACGCACGACGTGGTCGCGAGCGTCACGCGTCCGGTGAAGGAGTTGAAAGGGTTCGTGCGCGTGGCGCTACAACCGGGTGAGCAGAAAACCGTGAGCTTCGAACTCGCCGTGAGTCAGCTCGCCTTCGTCGATCGCCAGATGAATTTCGTCGTCGAACCTGGCGCGATCGAGATCATGGTCGGCAGTTCGTCGGACGACATTCGGCAAACCGCGACGGTCGAGATCGTCGGCGACCTCGCCGTTATCGGGACCGCGCGCGTATTCTCGACCCCGGTCACCGTGCGGTCGCGCAGATAGTTTGACGCACAGGGGGGAGCGCACTATAGCCCTGTCACTTCATACCGAGGAGGAGCGAATGCGGCGCGCGACGATCATGGTTGGGTTTGCGGTGGCAACGATGATGTGGATCGACTCCGCGTTCGCCGGAGTCACGACGATGACTCCGAGCAAGGACAACACGCTCTACGAGAGCGCGACGGGCGCACTCAGCAACGGCGCCGGGCAGTTCTTGTTCGTCGGCCGCACCAATCAAAAGAACGGCTCGATCCGGCGCGCGCTGATCGCCTTCGACGTGGCGAGCACGCTGCCGGCCGGAGCCAAGATTCGCAGCGCGCAGTTGACGCTCACGATGTCGCAGACGATCGCCGGGTCGGAGTCAGTCGTTCTGCGCCGGGCCAGCGCCGATTGGGGTGAAGGCACGTCCGACGCCCAGATCATGGGTGGCGGCGGCGGCACGGCGGCGACCACCGGCGATGCCACATGGCTGCACCGCTTCTTCAGCACGGACTTATGGACCAATGCCGGCGGCGACTTCGTCGCGAGCGTCAGCGCCTCGATCTCGATCAGCGGCAACGGCGACTATACGTGGGGTTCCACTCCGGCAATGGTCGCCGACGTCCAAGGTTGGCTCGACGACCCGACGAACAATTTCGGTTGGCTCCTGCAGGGCGACGAGCAAAGCGCCGGAACCGCGAAGCGATTCAACACGCGCGAAAACCTCGACACGACATCGGTCCCCGAGCTGACGATTGAATTCGACCCACCTCGTCCGGCGGCGCCAACGCTCTCCAGCGTGTCACTGCTCGTCTTGGCGGCCTTGCTGACGTTGATCGCCGCGCGCCGCCTGCATCTCACCTGACTAGGACGGCGCCTTACCGATTCGCGGCTCCCGCTGTCACGGACTGATTGCTGGTGCGCGGCGCGAAGCACCTTACGCGACGCTAGAACACATCCTTCAAGGCGCGCGTCTTGGCGAACACGCTGACGTCGTCCATCGCCACACCGGGATAGTTCTGCTCGATGCTCGCGCGCAGCTCGGGGCTGCGCCAGCGGAAGAACGGATTGGTCTCCTTCTCCGAGCCGATGCTGGTTGGCGTCGTCGGCTGATTGCGCTTGGCTTGCTCGGTCACCCAGTCGTACTTCTTGCGCAAATCGACGTTCTTCGGTTCCAACGAGAGCGCGAAGCGCAGATTCTTCTCGGTGTATTCGTGGCCGAAGTACACCTGCGTGTCGTCCGGCAGCGCCATCAATTTGGATAGCGATCCGATCATCATCGCCGCATCGCCTTCGAACAAGCGGCCGCAGCCGCCCGCGAATAACGTGTCGCCGGTGAAGACCGCTCGATCACGGTCGAAGTAGTAGGCGATGTGGCCGGTGGTGTGCGCCGGAATGAACAACACCCGGGCGCTCAAGTTGCCGACGCGCACCGTCGAGAGGTCTTCAACGCGATCGGTGAGGCCGGGAATGCGTTGATCGACGCCGTACACCGTGAGTCCAGGCTTCGCGCGCAACAAATCCTCGTTGCCGCCGACATGGTCGAGGTGATGGTGCGTCGGCAAGATCGCGGTGAGCGCGACGCCCTCGCGCGCGACCACGCTCAGCACCGGCTCCGCTTCGGCGCAGTCGACGACGCCAGCCGACTTGGTGCCCTCGTCGATGACGAGATAGGCGTAGTTGTCCATCAGTTGCGCAATGGGGATGACCTTCATGAGTCCTCCGGATGAGTGAACGGATTCCTACCAGTCGCTCGTGGCTAGCACCAGTCAGCCACTCGCGAGGTCGCGGTAGGACATCAACTCGATGCCGAGCGCGCGGATCTGCTCCGCGATGCGCGGGCTAGT is a window encoding:
- a CDS encoding proline--tRNA ligase yields the protein MRFRQSLIPTLKEVPTDAEVISHQLMVRAGMIRQVARGIYDFLPLGLRVVRKVERIVREEMDRAGAQEILMPAICPAELWQESGRWDRYGKELLRMKDRYDRDFCFGPTHEELVTDIVRREVRSYRDLPLNLYQIQVKFRDEVRPRFGLMRGREFIMKDAYSFHVDADDCWREYENMAKAYRRIFERCGLTTRQVESDTGAIGGSAAHEFQVLADSGEDAIVSCNRCEYAANVERAEVGPIPTTAAPRAGEMRKVRTPGKGKVEAVAEFLSEPPDRFIKTLLYGTSSGTTVAALVRGDHEISDAKLKTALGVEWVALADEDTVRRVSNAPVGFAGPFGLSVQIIADHALRGISGAVTGANEVDHHLVDIDQARDLPALQFADLRAARAGDRCPRCDGGVFEAHRGIEVGNIFYLGTKYSVPMKATYLDAGGQEHPMVMGCYGIGVTRTAAAAIEQHHDANGIIWPLAIAPAHVHVVPVNWNDEALRSAAESLVAQLEHAGIEVLLDDRDERPGVKFKDADLIGIPLRVTVGAKSLARGCVEFKHRRDAHATDVRVDEVVERIATMVRTELAS
- a CDS encoding DNRLRE domain-containing protein, with translation MRRATIMVGFAVATMMWIDSAFAGVTTMTPSKDNTLYESATGALSNGAGQFLFVGRTNQKNGSIRRALIAFDVASTLPAGAKIRSAQLTLTMSQTIAGSESVVLRRASADWGEGTSDAQIMGGGGGTAATTGDATWLHRFFSTDLWTNAGGDFVASVSASISISGNGDYTWGSTPAMVADVQGWLDDPTNNFGWLLQGDEQSAGTAKRFNTRENLDTTSVPELTIEFDPPRPAAPTLSSVSLLVLAALLTLIAARRLHLT
- the gloB gene encoding hydroxyacylglutathione hydrolase; the protein is MKVIPIAQLMDNYAYLVIDEGTKSAGVVDCAEAEPVLSVVAREGVALTAILPTHHHLDHVGGNEDLLRAKPGLTVYGVDQRIPGLTDRVEDLSTVRVGNLSARVLFIPAHTTGHIAYYFDRDRAVFTGDTLFAGGCGRLFEGDAAMMIGSLSKLMALPDDTQVYFGHEYTEKNLRFALSLEPKNVDLRKKYDWVTEQAKRNQPTTPTSIGSEKETNPFFRWRSPELRASIEQNYPGVAMDDVSVFAKTRALKDVF
- a CDS encoding glycoside hydrolase family 3 C-terminal domain-containing protein, with the protein product MAESPARYRDATQPLDARVRDLLSRMTLEEKLAQIGGVWSTSLLDDGVFSEARAREKLVHGTGHLTRIGGATVLGPSESAALVNRIQTFLLEHTRLGIPAIIHEESCAGYTARGATCFPQAIGLASTWEPALIESMTGVIRAQMRAVGAHHSLAPVLDVARDPRWGRTEETFGEDPYLIAQMGIAYVRGLQGDDLSRGIVATAKHFLGYGASEGGMNWAPAHIAKRELLEVYLAPFAAVIKEAKVASIMNAYNEIDGVPLGSSKELLGDLLRGALGFDGVIVSDYFTVATLHQYHRIARDEGEAARFALEAGIDVELPALHCYGAPLRAAIEAGRVDVGLVDTSVRRVLRMKFQLGLFERPYVDAGAAAAVFDTSAQRALAREIAQKSIVLLKNDGNLLPLRKDLRSIAVIGPSADSVRLLQGDYHYPAHLEMMFGAIEEGDMSPRPAGSVNLAQHCVPMVTVLDGIKAVVSPRTTVHSALGCDIIGVSTDGFAAAVDAARKAEVAVVVVGEKSGLVDGCTSGESIDRADLGLTGVQQQLVEAVVATGTPVVVVLINGRPLALQWIAEHVPAIVEAWVPGEEGGSAVADVLFGDINPGGKLPISLPRSVGQVPVYYNHKPSGGRSHWKGDYVGLSAKPLFPFGHGLSFTEFKYGSLEVRPERVTAGDTLRIRVDVANAGERVGEEVVQLYTHDVVASVTRPVKELKGFVRVALQPGEQKTVSFELAVSQLAFVDRQMNFVVEPGAIEIMVGSSSDDIRQTATVEIVGDLAVIGTARVFSTPVTVRSRR